From Desulfuribacillus stibiiarsenatis, a single genomic window includes:
- a CDS encoding TetR/AcrR family transcriptional regulator has translation MVNSVLHRRETLLFTTIDVINEYGIQNVSTKEIARRQKVSEATVFKHFKTKHDLLNAVLDYYVQYDADLIESTKDRMDNPLDALRFYISAYSIYYENYPAITAINQSYDIMTCDEELGKRIKAIYNQRLNMIEQIFIAAKAAKQIDENVNTEMLADITWGTCQTINLKWRLNDYGFSLNKYTIESLEMIIQAFVAKN, from the coding sequence ATGGTCAACTCAGTACTACATAGAAGAGAAACGCTACTCTTTACAACGATTGATGTAATTAACGAATATGGCATCCAAAATGTTTCTACGAAGGAAATTGCTCGTAGGCAGAAAGTCTCAGAAGCAACTGTGTTTAAACATTTCAAGACTAAGCATGATTTGCTAAACGCAGTGCTAGATTACTACGTGCAATATGATGCGGATTTAATAGAATCGACGAAAGATAGAATGGATAACCCTTTAGATGCGTTACGGTTTTACATATCCGCTTACAGTATCTACTACGAGAACTATCCAGCAATTACAGCAATCAACCAGTCCTACGATATTATGACATGCGACGAAGAGCTAGGGAAACGAATTAAAGCTATCTACAATCAGCGCTTGAACATGATTGAGCAAATCTTTATTGCAGCAAAAGCGGCCAAGCAAATCGATGAAAATGTCAATACAGAAATGTTAGCTGACATTACATGGGGGACTTGCCAGACGATTAACCTGAAATGGAGACTTAATGATTACGGTTTTTCATTAAACAAGTACACGATAGAATCGTTAGAAATGATTATACAAGCCTTTGTGGCAAAAAATTAA
- a CDS encoding response regulator, producing MARVLVVDDAAFMRMSIRTMLERNGYEVVGEAENGAVGVKKYQELQPDIVTMDITMPEMTGLEALIEIRKIDPQAKVVMVSAMGQQTMVKDAIINGAKSFIVKPFQEEHVVQTFQSILGK from the coding sequence ATGGCGAGAGTTTTAGTAGTGGATGACGCAGCATTTATGAGAATGTCGATTCGCACAATGTTAGAGAGAAATGGCTATGAAGTAGTGGGAGAAGCGGAGAACGGAGCGGTTGGGGTGAAGAAATATCAAGAACTGCAACCGGACATTGTAACCATGGATATTACAATGCCAGAAATGACGGGACTTGAAGCGTTAATTGAGATTCGAAAAATTGACCCACAAGCTAAGGTCGTCATGGTATCTGCTATGGGACAACAAACGATGGTGAAAGATGCGATAATTAACGGCGCTAAGTCCTTCATAGTGAAACCATTCCAAGAAGAACATGTGGTACAAACATTTCAATCGATTTTAGGTAAATAA
- a CDS encoding chemotaxis protein CheA — protein sequence MSEQFSNDSMLDMYLSETTQNIDQLENCILSSEKASCYSDEAINEIFRNMHSIKGSSAMMLFDNIANLAHSVEDVVFYLREKKPENLDYSTLSDLVLESVDFMKVELQKVKNSDPVDGDPSILIGNIKDFLEVLKQLNPSSHEPEKPASTRKQNYYIPQAAPVSPALNSLGGKTYHATIHFTEGCEMENIRAYSIVHNLKDITQDIIYHPEDIIENFDTIQMIREQGFSIWFKTDKSYEEMKELLNQTIFLRELHFEEVVDFDFSTSEETNSMADIEADDILKAPLITQKVKVSTTKQEATNLNHGAGNTAGNTSIISVNVLKLDKLMDLVGEMVIAEAMVTQNPDLKGLQLDNFYKASRQLGKIINEVQDTVMSIRMVPLSMTFQKMHRIVRDMSKKLDKEIKLKLIGEETEVDKNIIEQISDPLMHLVRNSIDHGIESKNDRVKNGKSQAGTITLEAKNAGSDVVVLVKDDGKGLSKEKILKKARENGILSKPEHEMTDKEIYNLIFLAGFSTKEKIDEFSGRGVGMDVVVKNLEAVGGSVSVDSTPGKGSVITLKIPLTLAIIDGMNIRVGSSSYTIPTTTIKESFRSREEDIIKDPDENEMIMVRGECYPVLRLHEHYQVRTEITSFTEGILVMVEQDNRTLCIFADQLLGQQQVVVKALPNYIKNTKKIRGLAGCTVLGDGSISLILDIGELTNARNLQQNG from the coding sequence ATGTCAGAGCAATTCAGTAACGACTCCATGCTCGATATGTACCTATCGGAAACGACACAGAACATTGATCAACTAGAGAATTGTATCTTATCGAGTGAGAAGGCTAGCTGTTATTCCGACGAAGCGATTAACGAGATTTTCCGTAACATGCACTCGATTAAAGGCTCATCGGCCATGATGCTTTTCGATAATATAGCAAATCTTGCCCATTCTGTAGAGGATGTAGTCTTTTACTTAAGAGAGAAGAAACCGGAAAATCTTGATTATTCTACTCTATCGGATTTAGTACTAGAAAGCGTAGATTTCATGAAAGTAGAACTGCAAAAGGTCAAGAATAGCGATCCAGTGGATGGCGACCCATCGATACTCATCGGAAATATTAAAGACTTTCTTGAAGTACTCAAGCAACTCAATCCTTCTTCACATGAACCCGAGAAACCGGCCTCTACTAGGAAACAGAACTATTATATACCACAAGCTGCTCCAGTATCTCCAGCACTGAATTCATTAGGCGGTAAAACATATCATGCCACTATTCATTTTACAGAAGGCTGTGAGATGGAGAATATACGGGCGTACTCAATCGTTCACAACCTTAAGGATATTACACAGGACATAATTTACCATCCTGAGGATATTATAGAGAATTTCGACACGATACAGATGATTCGTGAGCAAGGTTTCTCCATCTGGTTTAAGACAGATAAGTCTTACGAAGAAATGAAAGAGCTATTAAACCAGACAATCTTCTTACGGGAATTGCATTTCGAAGAAGTAGTCGATTTCGATTTTTCCACATCAGAAGAAACCAATTCGATGGCAGATATAGAAGCCGATGATATTTTGAAAGCGCCATTGATTACACAGAAAGTGAAAGTTAGTACAACAAAGCAAGAAGCAACGAATCTCAACCATGGTGCAGGCAATACAGCTGGCAATACAAGTATTATAAGTGTCAATGTCTTAAAACTGGATAAGCTAATGGATTTAGTAGGTGAAATGGTCATTGCAGAAGCTATGGTTACGCAAAACCCTGACCTCAAAGGCCTCCAATTAGACAACTTCTATAAAGCATCCCGTCAATTAGGAAAAATCATCAACGAAGTACAAGATACTGTCATGTCTATACGAATGGTTCCCCTGTCTATGACGTTCCAAAAAATGCACCGCATTGTACGCGACATGAGTAAGAAATTAGATAAAGAAATCAAGCTCAAGCTGATTGGTGAAGAAACGGAAGTCGATAAGAATATTATCGAACAAATATCAGACCCTCTCATGCATCTTGTACGTAACTCTATCGACCACGGGATTGAGAGCAAGAACGACCGTGTGAAAAATGGGAAATCCCAAGCCGGTACCATTACCCTTGAGGCTAAAAACGCTGGCAGCGATGTAGTTGTACTCGTGAAAGATGATGGAAAAGGGTTGAGTAAAGAGAAGATTCTTAAAAAAGCAAGAGAAAATGGAATTTTATCAAAACCTGAACATGAAATGACAGATAAAGAAATCTACAACTTAATCTTCCTTGCCGGTTTTTCTACTAAAGAGAAAATCGACGAGTTCTCTGGGAGAGGGGTTGGGATGGATGTTGTCGTGAAGAATCTAGAGGCCGTCGGTGGTTCGGTTTCCGTCGATAGCACTCCCGGAAAAGGATCCGTTATCACGCTCAAGATTCCATTAACTCTAGCAATTATCGATGGCATGAATATCCGTGTTGGTAGTTCTTCTTATACGATACCAACGACAACTATCAAAGAATCCTTTAGATCTCGCGAAGAGGATATCATTAAAGACCCTGATGAAAATGAAATGATAATGGTGCGCGGCGAATGTTACCCAGTCCTTCGATTGCATGAACACTATCAGGTGAGGACGGAAATTACTAGCTTCACTGAGGGAATTTTAGTGATGGTAGAGCAAGACAACCGAACACTGTGTATCTTTGCAGATCAGTTACTAGGACAGCAGCAAGTAGTAGTAAAAGCCCTACCGAACTACATCAAGAATACAAAGAAGATTCGCGGGCTCGCTGGTTGCACAGTACTCGGAGATGGAAGCATTAGCTTAATATTAGATATTGGCGAATTAACGAACGCAAGAAACTTGCAACAAAATGGTTGA
- a CDS encoding chemotaxis protein CheW — protein MKEVLEHDMLEEEEDTQKDKFLTFILGKESYGLEIKHVTEIIGIQAITDVPELPEYIRGIINLRGKIIPVMDVRLRFKKPFLEYNDRTCIVVIDIHDISIGLIVDGVSEVINIPSTEIVAPPDVSKGSNKYIKGIGKVGSEVKLILDCEKLLNENDAENLSNIR, from the coding sequence ATGAAGGAAGTCTTAGAGCATGACATGTTGGAAGAGGAAGAGGATACCCAGAAAGATAAATTTTTGACCTTTATCTTAGGCAAGGAATCCTACGGATTAGAGATAAAGCACGTTACGGAAATTATCGGAATTCAAGCAATTACGGATGTACCAGAGTTACCGGAATACATTCGCGGGATTATCAATTTACGAGGGAAGATTATCCCTGTAATGGACGTGAGACTACGTTTCAAGAAACCATTCCTTGAATATAACGATCGCACCTGCATTGTTGTTATCGATATCCATGACATTTCCATCGGACTAATCGTAGATGGCGTATCAGAAGTTATCAACATTCCTAGCACAGAAATCGTTGCCCCACCAGATGTGAGTAAAGGTAGTAATAAATACATTAAAGGTATAGGCAAGGTTGGCAGTGAAGTGAAACTAATTCTTGATTGTGAAAAACTATTAAATGAGAACGATGCAGAAAATCTATCAAATATTCGATAA
- a CDS encoding methyl-accepting chemotaxis protein: MTWFKNLNIRTKLISCFIVLAILTGIVGFIGIYDMGNINDRGDEMYYNNFLPAQRLAEMNAGTQTIRADMLLMLYERDMTKFQYRVDEINNIVARNNEILDEYEKTIITEKERDLYDDLRADLLEYRQIRNAHINLLQNGQFDRVIAELPQQSKARDEVQAAIDELIQYNQSSAREKLNLNSQNYQRQSMVLIAIIIAGIIISLALGFYVSNLISKPLTEIVGAANKIADGNLDVTIEVSSKDEIGVLSEAFRKMTENINDVMTNINSASEQVASGSKQVSESSMALSQGATEQASSVEQLTSSLEEISAQTKQNAENANEANSLAEVAKSNAVQGNTQMREMLKAMDDINESSSNIYKIIKVIDEIAFQTNILALNAAVEAARAGQHGKGFAVVAEEVRNLAARSANAAKETTDMIEGSIKKVEGGTKIANHTAEALNEIVDRISKVANLVGEIAVASNEQAAGIAQINQGIMQVSEVVQTNSATSEESAAASEELASQAELLKEQVARFSLKKQQRGNSYRSMDEINPEVLRMLDNLSGKQQPLRSIDLYTEPAATSAKKIALSDKEFGKY, translated from the coding sequence ATGACCTGGTTTAAAAATCTAAACATTCGTACGAAACTTATATCGTGCTTTATCGTATTGGCAATATTAACAGGAATCGTTGGTTTTATTGGGATTTACGACATGGGGAATATCAATGACCGTGGCGATGAGATGTACTATAATAACTTCTTGCCGGCACAAAGATTAGCGGAAATGAATGCTGGTACACAGACAATTAGAGCCGATATGCTGTTAATGCTTTATGAAAGAGATATGACTAAATTCCAGTACCGTGTGGATGAAATTAATAATATTGTTGCACGCAATAATGAAATATTAGACGAGTATGAAAAGACGATCATAACAGAGAAAGAAAGAGATTTATACGACGATTTGCGTGCGGACTTGTTAGAATACCGACAGATTCGAAATGCTCATATCAATTTACTACAGAATGGACAATTTGATAGAGTAATTGCTGAACTTCCACAGCAATCCAAGGCGCGTGACGAGGTCCAAGCGGCGATTGATGAGCTAATTCAGTATAACCAAAGTTCTGCGAGAGAAAAATTGAACTTAAATTCACAAAATTATCAAAGGCAATCAATGGTGTTAATTGCAATCATTATTGCAGGTATCATCATCTCTTTAGCCCTTGGGTTCTATGTATCAAACCTAATCAGTAAGCCATTAACAGAAATAGTAGGGGCAGCGAATAAAATTGCTGATGGAAATCTAGATGTAACAATTGAAGTAAGCTCAAAGGATGAAATTGGCGTCCTTTCCGAAGCATTTAGAAAGATGACAGAGAACATCAACGATGTAATGACGAATATTAACTCCGCTTCTGAACAAGTAGCTTCGGGTTCTAAGCAAGTATCTGAATCTAGTATGGCACTCTCTCAAGGGGCTACAGAACAAGCAAGCTCTGTGGAGCAATTAACATCATCGTTAGAAGAAATATCTGCCCAAACGAAACAAAACGCTGAAAATGCCAATGAAGCGAATTCTTTAGCGGAAGTTGCAAAGAGTAATGCCGTACAAGGAAATACCCAAATGAGGGAAATGCTAAAGGCAATGGATGATATTAACGAATCTTCAAGTAACATTTATAAGATTATTAAGGTTATTGATGAAATTGCATTCCAGACGAATATCCTAGCATTAAACGCTGCGGTTGAAGCGGCAAGAGCTGGCCAGCATGGAAAAGGATTTGCAGTGGTTGCTGAAGAAGTAAGAAACCTAGCAGCAAGATCAGCCAATGCAGCGAAAGAAACAACGGATATGATTGAAGGCTCCATTAAGAAAGTAGAAGGCGGCACGAAGATTGCGAATCATACGGCGGAAGCTTTAAATGAAATTGTTGATCGTATTTCCAAGGTAGCAAATCTAGTGGGAGAAATTGCCGTAGCATCGAATGAACAAGCAGCAGGAATTGCCCAAATCAACCAAGGCATAATGCAAGTATCTGAAGTTGTTCAGACGAACTCTGCTACATCGGAAGAAAGCGCAGCAGCGAGTGAAGAGCTTGCAAGCCAAGCTGAGTTATTAAAGGAGCAAGTTGCTAGGTTTAGCTTGAAGAAGCAGCAAAGAGGGAATTCGTACCGTTCAATGGATGAGATCAACCCAGAAGTACTACGCATGTTAGATAACTTGAGTGGGAAGCAACAACCATTACGTAGTATTGATCTTTACACCGAGCCTGCAGCAACAAGCGCGAAGAAAATCGCTCTTAGCGATAAGGAATTTGGTAAGTACTAA
- a CDS encoding CheR family methyltransferase — protein sequence MVAITDKEFKQLTEYIKVNYGIHLKEEKLMLLTGRLQKVLQQEGFNNFTDYYHHILNDQTGQAVVTLVDKITTNHTFFMREADHFYFFRDRVLPFLANTVQDKDLRIWCAASSTGEEPYTLAMVIDEFFGKDKVFWDTKLLATDISSQVLDIAKKGIYSNEKIAPLPKHWKTNYFKKHDNENSVLIDKIRNEVIYRKFNLMDTTLPFKKKFYTIFCRNVMIYFDYKTKIELVNRLYHHMEYGGYLFIGHSESLTKEFTKFKYIMPAIYRKE from the coding sequence ATGGTTGCCATTACTGATAAAGAATTTAAGCAATTAACCGAATATATAAAAGTAAATTATGGAATTCACTTAAAAGAAGAAAAGCTAATGTTATTGACAGGAAGGCTGCAGAAAGTTCTACAACAAGAGGGTTTTAATAATTTTACAGATTATTATCACCATATTTTAAACGATCAAACTGGTCAAGCAGTTGTTACATTGGTCGACAAGATCACAACGAATCACACGTTTTTCATGAGGGAAGCGGATCATTTTTATTTTTTCCGTGACCGTGTATTACCGTTTTTAGCCAACACAGTGCAAGATAAAGACTTGCGCATTTGGTGTGCGGCAAGTTCTACGGGAGAAGAACCATACACATTGGCGATGGTCATCGACGAGTTTTTTGGGAAAGACAAGGTTTTCTGGGATACGAAGTTACTCGCAACAGATATATCCTCACAAGTGCTAGATATTGCGAAGAAGGGGATTTACAGCAACGAGAAGATTGCACCACTACCAAAGCATTGGAAGACAAATTACTTTAAGAAACATGACAATGAAAATTCTGTCCTAATTGATAAAATTAGGAATGAGGTCATATATAGAAAATTTAATTTAATGGATACGACTTTACCGTTTAAAAAGAAATTTTATACCATATTTTGCCGTAATGTCATGATATACTTTGACTATAAGACGAAGATAGAATTAGTCAACCGACTCTATCACCACATGGAGTATGGCGGGTATTTATTTATCGGACACTCGGAATCATTAACCAAGGAATTTACGAAATTTAAATATATCATGCCAGCGATCTATAGGAAAGAATAG
- a CDS encoding protein-glutamate methylesterase/protein-glutamine glutaminase, translating to MGIHKKIRVLIVDDSLIFREVLARGIASDPDIEVVGKAIDPFDARDKILALQPDVMTCDVEMPKMNGIEFIRRLLPQYPLPVIVVSAISNAVFDAMNAGAVDFVTKPDVQSPKGVEGFIVELIAKIKVVANAKVGQTVNKPANYEPQLQTSEHKKTTVDSVQTSRFDPNKVIAIGASTGGTEALFSILKHLPPSVPGIVIVQHIPPVFSTMFAERLNNQTRLRVKEAETGDYVEPGLVLIAPGDQHMRVKKVADKYKVEVFHGEKVSGHCPSVDVLFDSVAKEVGNQAIGIILTGMGYDGAKGLLAMKRKGARTIGQDEQSSIVYGMPKVSYEIGAVERQMPLQTIPQMLLAMTR from the coding sequence ATGGGGATTCATAAGAAAATCCGCGTGCTAATCGTGGACGACTCCCTGATTTTTAGAGAAGTATTAGCGAGAGGAATCGCGTCAGACCCGGACATTGAAGTCGTTGGCAAAGCTATCGATCCATTTGATGCTAGGGATAAAATTCTTGCATTACAACCAGATGTAATGACTTGTGATGTTGAAATGCCGAAAATGAATGGGATAGAATTTATTAGGAGATTGTTGCCGCAATATCCATTACCAGTCATAGTAGTTAGCGCCATCAGTAATGCGGTATTTGATGCCATGAATGCTGGGGCAGTCGACTTCGTAACGAAGCCAGACGTGCAATCGCCGAAGGGTGTAGAAGGATTTATTGTTGAATTAATCGCCAAGATAAAAGTAGTAGCCAATGCTAAGGTTGGGCAAACAGTAAATAAGCCAGCCAACTACGAGCCGCAATTACAAACGTCAGAACATAAGAAAACGACAGTCGATTCCGTGCAAACATCGAGATTTGACCCGAACAAAGTGATTGCTATTGGTGCATCCACAGGAGGAACAGAGGCCCTATTTAGTATTTTGAAACACTTACCACCTTCAGTTCCTGGAATTGTCATAGTCCAGCATATCCCACCAGTATTCTCCACAATGTTCGCTGAGCGTTTGAACAATCAGACGAGGTTACGAGTGAAGGAGGCCGAGACTGGCGATTATGTGGAGCCAGGACTTGTTCTAATTGCACCGGGAGATCAGCATATGCGCGTGAAGAAGGTCGCCGATAAATATAAGGTTGAGGTTTTCCACGGGGAAAAGGTTAGTGGCCATTGCCCTTCCGTGGATGTTCTGTTTGATTCTGTGGCGAAAGAAGTCGGGAATCAGGCAATTGGTATTATTCTTACGGGGATGGGGTACGATGGTGCGAAAGGGCTCCTTGCCATGAAGCGGAAAGGGGCACGTACAATTGGGCAAGATGAGCAATCCAGTATAGTCTATGGAATGCCAAAGGTTTCTTATGAAATCGGTGCTGTCGAACGACAAATGCCACTGCAAACAATACCACAAATGCTACTTGCAATGACAAGGTAG
- a CDS encoding PAS domain-containing hybrid sensor histidine kinase/response regulator, with protein MCKGRHLNTEFSSLSHEVTIGNDRIAMILSSIGDGVISIDIDSNIEYMNQAAQEILGLEAPEAIGKPISEVFKLFDSITGEQYSSPTEEALRTKDKVGLKNNTILLSSDGLYKFVSASCTPALDVKREVSGAVIVFRDITRLKGMEDQLHIERNNLQRIIDAAPVGMMILDHKLAIQQVNNNFITMMNYNPETIVGKVFGDEVRCLNSFDKGCGSGFRCSFCTLRQNINKILQSSPKDTLTSVDDFPLEDGTGKTIWFKINAVPLMIQGGIHVLITFTDISDQKQRELHLMQAKDFFLRIMDNFPAMVWTAAPNLNIDYLNKPWFEFTGLTIETATSETLLSTIHPKDREQCTNILINSTEAHQPFEMEHRMKNREGEYHWVVTVGKPHFNTDGQFSGYIGAVYDITDRKKIEKAVQQSEQKFKNLFHKADDAIYLHELTDDGDELSNIVEINDTACKRLEYEREEILGKSPLKLYTSEYHTVKRTLLAKIMIQGSIIYEAMHITKSGKAVPVEVRSHYFEMDNKRFVLSVARDMTERKRVEAQLLEAKEQAETANKSKSEFLANMSHEIRTPLNGIVGMVDLTLATNLNEDQRENLDTAKACAKSLMKIINDILDFSKMEAGKLSMEAIDFNVRGELEEILKAHSFHAASKQMAIRSDVAEEVPEYLQGDPYRLKQILNNLINNAIKFTNSGCITVAINQVKKAEDRHVLQFSITDTGIGISVEDQNKLFKSFSQVDSTFTKKFGGTGLGLVISKQLAEMMGGTMWVESTQGEGSTFFFTIECRVGKKPVESRPLDIDVIQPRKIRKVLIAEDYQVNQMVLKKILIQIGYEPDIASNGYEAIQMHEENTYDAILMDVQMPIMDGVEATKQIRAMQGPKKDIPIIAVTAFALDGDLDKFIHEGMDYYISKPVMAGDLTKILANIQSKNQQTIKGFTERVKIDENGELMFVNESEFSRHEDYEDVIHKIAEHMSLVYQGITDGKLIEIEHQADEIKKLSEQIEADEFKRLSFKIQLAARRGNLQDIVEYATRLGLEIEKSKKRFIGGDFN; from the coding sequence TTGTGCAAAGGAAGACATTTAAATACTGAATTTTCATCTCTAAGCCATGAAGTAACGATAGGAAATGATCGAATTGCAATGATTCTATCGTCTATCGGTGACGGGGTAATCTCTATAGATATTGATTCGAACATTGAATACATGAATCAGGCAGCACAGGAGATTTTGGGTTTGGAGGCGCCGGAAGCTATTGGAAAGCCGATATCAGAGGTATTTAAGCTGTTTGACTCCATAACTGGTGAGCAATACTCTTCGCCGACAGAGGAAGCGCTGCGAACGAAAGATAAAGTAGGGCTCAAGAACAATACAATCTTGCTAAGTTCCGATGGTTTATATAAATTCGTATCAGCTAGTTGTACACCTGCGCTTGATGTCAAAAGGGAAGTCAGCGGCGCAGTTATCGTATTTCGAGATATCACAAGATTGAAAGGCATGGAAGATCAGCTACATATAGAGAGGAATAATCTACAAAGAATCATCGATGCAGCACCAGTAGGCATGATGATTCTAGATCATAAATTGGCCATCCAACAGGTCAACAATAACTTCATAACCATGATGAATTACAACCCAGAAACTATAGTCGGGAAGGTGTTTGGAGATGAAGTGCGGTGTCTGAATAGCTTTGACAAAGGGTGCGGCAGTGGCTTTAGATGCAGTTTCTGTACTCTGCGACAAAATATCAATAAGATACTGCAATCAAGCCCGAAGGATACTCTTACGTCAGTAGATGATTTTCCGTTAGAGGATGGCACGGGCAAAACAATCTGGTTCAAGATCAATGCTGTTCCACTGATGATTCAAGGTGGCATTCATGTGCTAATAACCTTTACCGATATTTCTGACCAGAAGCAGCGGGAACTCCATCTAATGCAGGCGAAAGATTTCTTCTTGAGGATTATGGATAACTTTCCGGCGATGGTATGGACGGCAGCTCCTAACTTGAACATAGATTACTTAAATAAACCCTGGTTTGAATTTACAGGATTAACGATAGAAACCGCTACATCTGAGACTTTATTGTCGACCATTCATCCTAAAGACCGAGAACAATGTACGAATATATTAATTAATAGCACGGAGGCACATCAGCCTTTTGAGATGGAGCATCGAATGAAGAACCGTGAGGGTGAATATCACTGGGTTGTAACAGTAGGTAAACCGCACTTCAACACAGATGGACAATTTTCTGGGTATATAGGCGCTGTGTATGATATCACTGATCGCAAGAAAATAGAAAAAGCCGTACAGCAGAGTGAACAGAAGTTCAAAAACCTATTCCATAAAGCAGATGATGCGATATATCTACATGAGTTAACAGATGATGGAGATGAGCTAAGCAACATTGTTGAGATTAATGATACGGCTTGTAAGCGTTTGGAATACGAACGTGAAGAAATATTGGGGAAATCTCCGCTCAAGTTGTATACATCGGAATACCATACAGTGAAACGGACCCTCTTAGCAAAGATTATGATTCAAGGTTCTATCATTTATGAAGCAATGCACATAACGAAGTCAGGCAAAGCAGTCCCTGTAGAAGTTCGGTCACATTATTTTGAGATGGACAATAAGCGTTTCGTCTTATCGGTAGCTCGGGATATGACGGAGAGAAAGCGCGTAGAAGCACAACTGCTCGAAGCAAAAGAGCAAGCAGAAACAGCGAACAAATCGAAGAGTGAATTTCTGGCGAATATGAGTCATGAAATTAGAACACCATTAAACGGTATCGTGGGTATGGTAGATTTAACATTAGCTACTAACTTAAACGAGGACCAGAGAGAAAACCTTGACACAGCGAAAGCTTGCGCGAAAAGCCTAATGAAAATCATCAATGACATTCTCGACTTCTCGAAAATGGAAGCTGGAAAACTCTCGATGGAAGCTATAGATTTCAATGTCAGGGGAGAATTAGAAGAGATTTTGAAAGCCCATTCGTTCCATGCCGCGTCTAAGCAAATGGCCATCCGCTCTGATGTTGCAGAAGAAGTTCCTGAGTATCTCCAAGGGGATCCCTATCGCCTGAAACAGATTTTGAATAATCTTATCAATAATGCGATAAAGTTTACGAATTCTGGGTGTATTACAGTAGCAATCAATCAGGTCAAGAAAGCCGAAGATCGACATGTGTTACAATTCTCAATCACAGATACAGGGATTGGTATTTCTGTGGAAGATCAGAATAAACTATTTAAAAGCTTCAGTCAGGTAGATAGTACGTTTACAAAGAAATTTGGTGGTACGGGACTAGGTTTAGTCATTTCGAAACAGTTGGCAGAAATGATGGGTGGTACGATGTGGGTTGAAAGCACACAAGGCGAAGGTAGCACATTTTTCTTTACCATTGAATGTAGAGTTGGAAAAAAACCAGTCGAAAGTAGACCCCTAGACATCGATGTTATCCAGCCACGGAAGATACGTAAGGTCTTAATTGCCGAAGACTATCAGGTAAACCAAATGGTATTGAAAAAAATACTGATACAAATTGGCTATGAGCCAGACATTGCCAGTAACGGATATGAGGCCATACAAATGCATGAAGAAAACACCTATGACGCGATATTAATGGATGTCCAAATGCCGATAATGGATGGAGTAGAAGCAACGAAACAGATACGAGCGATGCAAGGACCGAAAAAGGATATTCCAATTATTGCAGTTACAGCATTTGCCCTAGATGGTGATCTTGACAAGTTTATTCATGAGGGTATGGATTATTATATTTCAAAGCCTGTAATGGCGGGTGACCTAACGAAAATACTAGCGAATATTCAATCAAAAAACCAGCAAACGATTAAGGGGTTTACTGAAAGAGTGAAAATTGATGAAAATGGTGAATTGATGTTTGTCAATGAGAGTGAATTTTCTCGACATGAAGACTACGAAGATGTTATCCATAAGATTGCAGAACACATGTCGCTAGTGTATCAAGGAATCACGGATGGAAAGTTAATAGAAATTGAACATCAGGCGGATGAGATTAAAAAGCTATCGGAACAAATTGAAGCGGACGAATTCAAACGCCTATCATTTAAGATTCAGTTAGCAGCAAGGCGAGGGAATTTACAGGATATTGTTGAATATGCGACACGTTTGGGGTTAGAAATTGAGAAAAGCAAAAAGAGATTTATAGGAGGGGATTTTAATTGA
- a CDS encoding response regulator, whose amino-acid sequence MRILIAEDDMVSRKFLNKFLSQYGECDMVVDGLEAIDAYMMAMKEESSYDLICLDIMMPKVDGVKALKAIRDLEAQKNVPVENRAKIIMTTALSEAKFVQKAFEYGCEAYASKPIDTAKLTEVLEKLGLITNKKHQN is encoded by the coding sequence TTGAGAATATTAATTGCCGAAGATGACATGGTCAGTCGCAAGTTTTTGAACAAATTCCTTTCTCAGTACGGCGAATGCGACATGGTTGTAGATGGACTGGAGGCTATTGATGCGTATATGATGGCTATGAAAGAAGAGTCCTCTTATGACTTAATTTGCCTAGACATTATGATGCCTAAGGTCGATGGTGTGAAAGCTTTAAAAGCGATTCGCGATTTAGAAGCACAGAAGAACGTTCCTGTAGAAAATAGGGCGAAGATTATAATGACTACAGCTCTTTCGGAAGCAAAGTTTGTGCAAAAGGCTTTTGAATATGGCTGCGAGGCCTATGCGTCAAAGCCGATCGACACGGCAAAGCTAACAGAAGTATTAGAGAAGTTAGGGTTAATCACTAACAAAAAGCATCAAAACTAA